The Fructilactobacillus ixorae genome has a window encoding:
- a CDS encoding amino acid permease, which translates to MNSLFRKKNIATLLNQTTPLKRTLTAKDLTLLGIGAIIGTGIFVLTGKGALTAGPALSISFLLAAICCGFAGLCYAEFASMAPIAGSAYTYSFIAFGELIAFIIGWDLILEYALASATVAVGWSGYFVNILANIGIKIPTALTAAAGTTPGVHTVFNLPAFVIVLVITWVIALGINETKRLNTIMVAIKLGVILLFILFTVWSIKVANWKPFSPFGWYSLHNHTAAGIIPAASIVFFSFIGFDSVSSSAEETINPSKNLPRGILFSLIISTLLYIIMTLIMTGVVKYPGFAKYLNAPVLAVLAQTGQTWLAAVVSLGAVVGMTTVILVMLYGQSRISYSMARDGLFPKIFSKVDQTHQTPYVVTWFFGIITALAAGLVNLNILSELVNIGTLSAFILVAAGIMVMRYTQPHAKRGFKAPLVPLTPILSIIFCGLLIAGLNWETWIRFLIWLALGLLVYFGYSRRHSVLNH; encoded by the coding sequence ATGAACAGTCTCTTTCGTAAGAAAAACATTGCTACACTGCTCAACCAAACTACGCCCCTGAAACGCACCCTAACCGCTAAGGACCTGACCCTGCTTGGAATTGGGGCCATTATTGGAACCGGAATCTTCGTGCTGACCGGGAAGGGAGCCTTAACGGCTGGTCCCGCGCTCTCAATCTCATTTCTGCTGGCTGCCATTTGTTGTGGCTTTGCCGGTCTCTGTTACGCAGAATTTGCGTCGATGGCACCAATTGCCGGCTCTGCCTACACCTATTCCTTCATTGCCTTTGGGGAATTAATCGCCTTTATCATCGGCTGGGACCTGATTTTGGAGTATGCGCTGGCATCAGCCACCGTGGCCGTCGGCTGGTCGGGTTACTTCGTCAACATCCTGGCAAACATCGGGATTAAAATTCCCACCGCCTTAACCGCAGCCGCGGGAACCACCCCAGGTGTACACACCGTCTTTAACCTCCCCGCCTTTGTCATTGTCTTGGTAATCACCTGGGTGATTGCACTGGGGATTAACGAAACCAAACGCTTAAACACCATCATGGTCGCGATTAAACTGGGCGTGATCCTCCTTTTCATTCTGTTTACCGTTTGGTCCATCAAAGTCGCCAACTGGAAACCTTTCAGTCCCTTTGGCTGGTACTCACTTCACAACCACACGGCCGCGGGGATTATTCCGGCCGCTTCGATTGTCTTCTTCTCCTTCATCGGGTTTGATTCGGTTTCTTCGAGTGCTGAAGAAACCATTAACCCGAGCAAAAACCTGCCGCGCGGGATTCTCTTTTCACTGATCATTTCAACCCTTCTCTACATCATCATGACTTTAATCATGACTGGGGTCGTGAAGTACCCCGGCTTTGCTAAGTACCTGAACGCTCCCGTGCTCGCGGTGCTCGCACAAACCGGACAAACCTGGTTAGCCGCCGTGGTCAGTTTGGGGGCCGTAGTCGGCATGACCACCGTGATTTTGGTGATGCTCTACGGTCAATCCCGGATTAGTTACTCAATGGCCCGCGATGGCCTCTTCCCCAAGATCTTTAGTAAGGTCGATCAAACCCACCAAACGCCCTACGTGGTAACCTGGTTCTTTGGGATCATCACCGCGCTTGCCGCCGGGCTCGTCAACCTGAACATTCTCTCCGAGCTGGTTAACATTGGGACCCTGTCCGCCTTCATCTTGGTGGCCGCTGGAATCATGGTGATGCGTTACACCCAACCACACGCCAAACGGGGCTTTAAAGCCCCCTTGGTGCCATTGACGCCAATCCTATCAATTATTTTCTGTGGTCTGCTCATCGCGGGGCTCAACTGGGAAACCTGGATCCGATTCTTAATCTGGCTCGCCCTCGGCCTCCTCGTTTACTTTGGCTACAGCCGGAGACACTCCGTTTTAAATCACTAA
- a CDS encoding peptide ABC transporter substrate-binding protein, with translation MDFFRHRNLVSVALIGAAALTLTGLARPVHAADDSGSKTTLSISAKAPVNTMDSSLNTDAYGAQSLNNTMEGLYRFTGQKLKPAIAKQIAAPTNDGKRYTIDLKKTKWSNGDPVTAHDFVYAWRRIVDPKTASQYAYIYSGIKNADAIAAGKKQPSELGIKALGPYKLQIDLDHPIPFFDTLMSSSQFYPLNQKVVEKLGDQYGLSSKGMVFNGPYKLQNWKVGDTEWTDVKNDSYWNAKHVQLHKIKYYYIADPNTGLNLYDTNVLDRYQDLSGDTARQLAGSKQFKTDPSNSTSYLELNQKKIPALKNAKLRQAMALTINRNELANIILGKTGLPAHGLVPSKMSKNPETGQDFTNDPQAVADRKYTAYNPTKAKKLWQAGMQETGQKELKLTFTADNLDTTKKMAEYIQNNMETNLPGLKITISTVPFKTRLQRQASGEFDMVTSAWNADYPDPTNFLDLLTTGNSQNNGKWSNQAFDQQEKAATTTNANDPMARWQNMQAAQHILTQQQGIIPLYQYSTASVTKPGIHGFQVTPTGQYDMGAIYKK, from the coding sequence ATGGATTTTTTTCGGCACCGTAACTTAGTTTCAGTTGCGCTGATTGGTGCCGCTGCCCTCACGCTAACCGGACTAGCGCGCCCGGTACATGCTGCGGACGACAGCGGTTCTAAAACAACGCTTTCAATTAGTGCCAAGGCCCCGGTTAATACCATGGACTCATCTTTAAATACTGATGCCTATGGGGCACAGTCTTTAAATAACACCATGGAGGGTCTGTATCGTTTCACCGGTCAAAAACTCAAGCCGGCAATTGCCAAACAAATTGCTGCTCCGACCAATGACGGTAAACGCTATACGATTGACCTCAAAAAGACCAAGTGGTCAAACGGGGACCCGGTCACCGCACATGACTTTGTCTATGCTTGGCGGCGCATCGTCGACCCAAAGACGGCCTCTCAGTATGCCTACATTTACAGTGGGATTAAAAACGCTGACGCGATTGCCGCGGGGAAGAAACAGCCCAGTGAGTTAGGAATCAAAGCACTTGGGCCGTACAAGTTGCAAATTGACTTGGATCACCCGATTCCGTTCTTTGACACCCTCATGAGTAGTTCCCAATTCTACCCGTTAAACCAGAAGGTCGTTGAAAAACTGGGGGATCAATACGGACTTTCCAGCAAGGGAATGGTCTTTAACGGTCCGTACAAGTTGCAAAACTGGAAGGTCGGCGATACCGAGTGGACTGACGTGAAGAATGACTCCTACTGGAATGCCAAACACGTCCAACTCCACAAGATTAAGTACTACTACATCGCAGATCCAAACACTGGTTTGAACCTTTACGATACAAACGTCTTAGACCGGTATCAGGATCTGAGTGGGGATACGGCACGGCAACTAGCCGGCAGTAAGCAGTTTAAAACCGATCCGTCCAACTCCACTTCCTACCTAGAACTAAACCAGAAAAAGATTCCGGCCCTTAAAAACGCCAAGTTACGCCAGGCAATGGCCCTCACGATTAACCGGAATGAACTCGCGAACATCATCCTCGGAAAAACGGGATTGCCAGCCCACGGCTTGGTTCCTAGCAAGATGAGCAAGAATCCCGAAACGGGTCAAGACTTTACAAATGATCCGCAAGCCGTTGCGGACCGCAAGTACACCGCTTATAACCCAACCAAAGCTAAAAAGCTGTGGCAAGCAGGGATGCAAGAAACCGGCCAAAAAGAGCTGAAGCTCACCTTCACGGCTGATAACTTGGACACCACCAAGAAGATGGCCGAATACATCCAAAACAACATGGAAACCAACCTGCCTGGGTTAAAAATAACGATTAGCACCGTGCCGTTCAAGACCCGGTTGCAACGGCAAGCGAGCGGTGAATTCGACATGGTTACCTCCGCTTGGAACGCCGATTACCCAGACCCAACCAACTTCTTAGACCTGTTGACGACCGGTAACTCCCAAAACAACGGAAAATGGTCTAACCAGGCCTTCGACCAACAAGAAAAAGCCGCAACGACCACGAATGCTAACGATCCGATGGCCCGGTGGCAAAACATGCAAGCCGCTCAGCACATTTTGACGCAGCAACAGGGGATCATCCCGCTCTACCAGTACAGTACGGCTTCCGTTACCAAACCAGGAATTCACGGTTTCCAAGTTACCCCAACTGGCCAATACGACATGGGCGCAATCTACAAAAAATAA
- a CDS encoding zinc-dependent alcohol dehydrogenase family protein, whose product MKALVMTAKQQMEIQERDVPTPKDDEVLVETAYTGICGTDTGLFNGLPGSADAVPPIVLGHENSGIVRAVGKNVQAFKEGDRVAVDPNIYCGKCHYCHIGLYEECDNLSAVGVTRDGGLEQYFTAPEEVTYHVPDDLSLKAACSTEPVSCGVHTMHIMEDIQPSMTALIIGDGYMAKLFAQLLRAYGIQNITMTGRHDDLLSQEKEQLNLTNVVNTTKEDIPGNYDIVIEAVGKPETQEQAVQHTNKGAQVFMFGVGAPGQTFSMNTYEIFKKQLTVKGSMINPHAFVDSIELLESGAVKVEPFQANVISLEEVEGVLNHSTPKTGKTIVAVNPNLK is encoded by the coding sequence ATGAAAGCTTTGGTAATGACTGCCAAACAACAAATGGAAATCCAAGAACGCGATGTTCCAACTCCCAAAGATGATGAAGTTTTAGTAGAAACTGCCTACACGGGAATTTGTGGAACTGATACGGGACTCTTTAACGGTCTCCCCGGTTCAGCTGACGCCGTTCCCCCAATTGTCCTTGGTCACGAAAACTCTGGAATCGTGCGGGCCGTTGGTAAAAACGTGCAAGCCTTCAAAGAAGGCGACCGGGTCGCCGTTGACCCTAACATCTACTGTGGTAAGTGTCACTACTGTCACATCGGTCTTTACGAAGAATGTGACAACCTTTCTGCCGTTGGGGTTACTCGTGACGGTGGTTTGGAACAATACTTCACTGCTCCAGAAGAAGTAACTTACCATGTTCCGGATGACTTATCATTAAAAGCTGCTTGCTCAACGGAACCAGTTTCATGTGGTGTTCACACGATGCACATCATGGAAGACATTCAACCCAGCATGACTGCTTTGATCATTGGTGATGGTTACATGGCTAAACTGTTTGCTCAATTATTACGGGCTTACGGAATCCAAAACATCACGATGACTGGTCGTCACGATGACTTGCTTTCCCAAGAAAAAGAACAATTAAACTTAACCAACGTCGTAAACACGACTAAGGAAGACATTCCGGGTAACTACGACATCGTGATCGAAGCCGTTGGTAAGCCCGAAACGCAAGAACAAGCCGTTCAACACACGAACAAGGGGGCGCAAGTCTTCATGTTCGGGGTTGGTGCTCCTGGTCAAACGTTCTCAATGAACACGTACGAAATCTTCAAAAAACAATTAACGGTTAAGGGTTCCATGATTAACCCGCACGCTTTCGTTGATTCAATTGAATTACTTGAATCCGGTGCCGTTAAGGTTGAACCATTCCAAGCTAACGTAATTTCGTTAGAAGAAGTGGAAGGGGTTTTGAACCACTCTACTCCAAAGACTGGTAAAACCATCGTTGCTGTTAACCCGAACTTGAAATAA
- a CDS encoding fructose permease encodes MANQKPKKTPRTISMKTSIMFFALSLVINSLGNVLTLVSSSKVLPSFLGSAYWTAAETNLGIAFHWNLFWAFLILGVVITILNAILVGHWDWGRAIGNVIFMVPFSFLIQFFNNLFVGGDIFGIHMNPIVNIPVADGHAGDWWLIAIYILINFIGVAFIAIAISIYQRVNLVLHPADDLMQILRFKYFKGNAGRAMWASYIPPTIMAVIAYVMTRQFTFYGIGTIFAFLFQGNITGWADKMVFPRLKHQAVDVADGDEPIIVEKIDSDIEAYDERHDHQ; translated from the coding sequence ATGGCTAATCAAAAACCGAAAAAAACGCCGCGGACCATTTCCATGAAGACATCCATCATGTTTTTTGCCCTTTCGTTGGTTATCAACTCCTTGGGAAACGTGCTCACGCTGGTTTCTAGTTCTAAAGTGCTCCCATCGTTTTTAGGTTCGGCCTACTGGACCGCTGCTGAAACAAACCTGGGAATTGCCTTTCACTGGAACCTCTTTTGGGCCTTCTTAATTCTCGGAGTTGTGATTACCATCCTAAATGCCATTCTGGTGGGCCACTGGGATTGGGGCCGGGCTATCGGAAACGTGATTTTCATGGTGCCGTTCTCCTTTTTAATCCAATTCTTTAACAACCTGTTCGTGGGTGGTGACATCTTTGGGATTCACATGAATCCCATCGTCAACATTCCGGTGGCCGATGGGCACGCCGGGGACTGGTGGCTAATCGCCATCTACATCCTGATTAACTTTATCGGGGTGGCGTTCATTGCGATCGCAATTTCAATCTACCAACGGGTAAACCTCGTCTTGCACCCGGCCGATGATCTGATGCAGATCCTGCGGTTTAAATACTTCAAGGGAAACGCTGGTCGGGCGATGTGGGCTTCCTACATTCCCCCAACGATCATGGCCGTGATTGCCTACGTAATGACCCGACAATTTACCTTCTACGGAATTGGAACCATCTTTGCCTTCCTCTTCCAAGGAAACATTACCGGCTGGGCCGATAAAATGGTTTTCCCACGGTTGAAACACCAAGCAGTCGACGTTGCTGATGGTGACGAACCCATCATCGTCGAAAAAATCGATAGTGATATCGAAGCCTACGACGAACGTCACGACCACCAATAA